Proteins found in one Pontibacter sp. SGAir0037 genomic segment:
- a CDS encoding SDR family NAD(P)-dependent oxidoreductase — MDNIIENKRVVPTLGVVEWFRPGEHERVLQVLNDLKELGVTHLRTGVSWADYYTENGKDWYNWLVPTIAKEVTLLPCFLYTPPSIGEKPRTSSPPKNKKAYADFLDVFITDHGQHFEWVELWNEPNNKVEYDFTMDYGWNKFAEMVGGAAYWCKQRGKKTLLGGMSPIDPNWLHMMFERGVMQYIDAVGIHGFPEVFDQQWDGWEANVQAVREVLNTFGSKAELWITEAGFSTWQYDEYKQLQEFQLALQADVDRVYWYAVRNLDEKEPTVSGFHLDEREYHFGLKHFDGTPKLLYRLIAKYGVEGLHDLNHIERTLGADAVEPYTLITGGSGFVGTNLAKRLLEEGKRVLVFDNLSRDGVERNLQWLQETYGDKLEVYVGDIRDIHTVRKVMKHAEAVFHFAAQVAVTTSLDLPIPDFEINARGIINVLEAIRERDNPPPLVFTSTNKVYGGLEDLTFISNGSRYYPADNTIKENGISEARPLDFHSPYGCSKGAADQYVVDYARTYNLPAVVFRMSCIYGPHQYGNEDQGWVAHFAIRAIENQPVNIYGDGKQVRDILFVEDLVDAFLLAQEHMPHISGQAFNIGGGPTNTVSLLELLKTIGKYRGKEIPLSFGDWRPGDQHYYVSDIRKFQQATGWYPKHNVQQGVAKLYQWLCENRGLEVPFTLHSEIEFEEPVKKVAVA; from the coding sequence ATGGATAATATAATTGAAAATAAAAGAGTAGTTCCCACACTAGGCGTTGTAGAATGGTTTCGGCCAGGTGAGCATGAGCGCGTATTGCAGGTGCTCAACGACCTGAAAGAGCTGGGCGTAACACATCTGCGCACAGGTGTCTCCTGGGCCGACTATTACACTGAAAACGGCAAGGACTGGTACAACTGGCTTGTGCCTACTATTGCCAAAGAAGTTACACTGTTGCCTTGCTTCCTGTACACACCGCCTTCGATAGGTGAAAAGCCCAGAACATCTTCCCCGCCCAAAAATAAAAAGGCTTATGCTGATTTCCTGGATGTGTTTATAACAGACCATGGGCAGCACTTTGAGTGGGTAGAGCTGTGGAACGAGCCAAACAACAAGGTAGAGTACGACTTTACCATGGACTATGGTTGGAACAAGTTTGCCGAAATGGTAGGCGGAGCAGCATACTGGTGTAAGCAACGTGGCAAGAAAACATTGTTGGGTGGCATGAGCCCAATCGACCCGAACTGGCTGCACATGATGTTTGAGCGTGGCGTTATGCAGTATATCGATGCCGTAGGTATACACGGTTTCCCGGAAGTGTTCGACCAGCAATGGGACGGATGGGAAGCCAATGTGCAGGCGGTACGTGAGGTGCTGAATACCTTCGGCTCTAAGGCAGAGCTTTGGATAACCGAGGCTGGTTTTTCTACCTGGCAATATGATGAGTACAAGCAGTTGCAGGAGTTTCAGCTGGCTTTACAGGCCGATGTAGATCGTGTATACTGGTATGCCGTGCGTAACCTGGATGAGAAAGAACCTACGGTATCAGGCTTTCACCTGGATGAACGGGAATATCATTTCGGATTAAAACATTTTGACGGTACACCAAAGCTGCTGTACAGGCTGATAGCCAAGTATGGCGTGGAAGGGCTACATGATTTAAACCACATTGAACGCACTTTAGGTGCTGATGCGGTAGAGCCTTATACATTAATTACAGGCGGATCCGGCTTTGTGGGTACTAACCTGGCCAAACGCCTGCTCGAAGAGGGCAAGCGGGTGCTGGTGTTCGATAACCTTTCCCGTGACGGTGTGGAGCGAAACCTGCAATGGTTGCAGGAAACCTATGGCGACAAGCTGGAGGTGTACGTGGGCGATATCCGCGACATCCATACGGTACGAAAAGTGATGAAACACGCAGAAGCTGTTTTCCATTTCGCGGCGCAGGTTGCTGTCACCACTTCTTTGGATCTGCCAATTCCCGACTTCGAAATTAATGCGAGAGGCATTATCAACGTGCTGGAAGCCATACGCGAACGCGATAATCCGCCACCGCTGGTATTTACCTCAACCAACAAAGTATACGGTGGATTAGAAGACCTTACCTTTATTTCCAACGGTTCCCGCTATTATCCTGCTGATAATACCATCAAAGAAAATGGCATAAGCGAGGCCCGTCCGCTCGACTTTCACAGTCCGTATGGCTGCTCAAAAGGTGCAGCTGATCAGTATGTGGTAGACTATGCCCGTACCTATAACTTGCCGGCTGTTGTGTTCCGCATGAGCTGCATCTATGGCCCGCACCAGTACGGCAACGAAGACCAGGGATGGGTGGCGCATTTTGCTATCAGAGCTATCGAGAACCAGCCGGTAAATATTTACGGCGATGGCAAGCAGGTACGTGATATCCTGTTTGTGGAGGACCTGGTAGACGCTTTTCTGCTGGCCCAGGAGCACATGCCACACATCTCAGGGCAGGCCTTTAACATTGGCGGCGGACCGACAAACACGGTAAGTCTGCTGGAACTCCTGAAAACCATTGGCAAGTACAGAGGTAAGGAAATTCCCTTGTCGTTCGGCGACTGGCGACCAGGCGATCAGCATTACTATGTGTCTGATATCCGTAAGTTCCAGCAGGCCACAGGCTGGTATCCGAAGCATAATGTGCAGCAGGGCGTAGCCAAGCTATACCAGTGGCTGTGCGAGAACCGCGGGCTGGAAGTTCCGTTTACACTCCATTCTGAAATTGAATTCGAAGAACCTGTTAAAAAAGTAGCAGTAGCCTAA
- a CDS encoding GNAT family N-acetyltransferase, with product MYFTETIQLEDQRVLLRPFQLNDLEQLKAMALDEEIWRYMPGKISSEAELQKWGEQNVSDRVECRRYAFVIIDKATGALAGSTSYGNISPADKRLEIGWTWLGKDYRGSGLNKHCKFLLLHYAFEVLEYERVELKTDVLNMRSRKAMLKLGATEEGTLRSHTQMHDGRRRDTIYYSILRPEWEEIKGRVFTGFTVSSFSQDVV from the coding sequence ATGTACTTTACAGAAACAATCCAATTAGAAGACCAGCGGGTATTACTTCGCCCCTTTCAGTTAAATGACCTGGAGCAGCTAAAAGCTATGGCACTGGACGAGGAGATCTGGCGCTATATGCCCGGCAAAATTTCTTCGGAAGCAGAACTCCAGAAGTGGGGTGAGCAGAACGTCAGCGACAGAGTGGAATGCCGCCGATACGCTTTTGTAATTATTGATAAGGCAACAGGTGCATTGGCAGGCAGCACCAGCTATGGCAACATCTCTCCGGCTGATAAGCGACTGGAGATCGGCTGGACCTGGCTGGGAAAAGACTACAGAGGCAGTGGCTTAAACAAGCATTGTAAATTCTTGCTGCTGCACTATGCTTTTGAGGTGCTGGAGTACGAGCGGGTAGAGCTAAAAACGGATGTACTGAACATGCGGTCCCGGAAAGCCATGCTGAAACTTGGTGCAACAGAAGAAGGCACTCTCCGCAGCCACACCCAGATGCACGATGGCCGCCGCCGGGATACCATTTATTATAGTATACTGCGGCCGGAGTGGGAAGAGATTAAAGGCAGAGTTTTTACAGGATTTACTGTATCCTCCTTCAGTCAAGATGTCGTATAG
- a CDS encoding Gfo/Idh/MocA family protein encodes MEETVLDKQNIAEEITLKPAGRKPKLGFLGVGWIGRNRMEVISNSGAGEVVCISDVTSHNLEEAIKSVPTAKTAGSLESILEQDEIEGVVIATPSAFHAEQTRLSLEAGKSVFCQKPLGRNVEETRRVVETARQQNKLLYVDLSYRHTNAMQEVYKVVQSGELGHIYAVELVFHNAYGPDKAWFYEPKLSGGGCVIDLGVHLVDLALWSLNFPGVKDVKSFLFAKGKPISMAEGKVEDYATASIALETGTHMQLSCSWNLPAGQEAIISATFYGTEGGVALKNINGSFYDFVAERYYGTKTERLSSPPDDWSGRAGVVWAERLVSGEGFSEEAEEFVKVAEVLDKIYGR; translated from the coding sequence ATGGAAGAAACAGTACTCGACAAACAAAACATAGCCGAAGAAATCACTCTGAAACCAGCAGGCAGAAAGCCTAAGTTAGGCTTCTTGGGTGTTGGCTGGATTGGCCGCAACCGCATGGAAGTTATTTCTAACAGTGGAGCAGGAGAAGTGGTGTGTATTTCTGATGTTACTTCACACAATCTGGAAGAAGCCATTAAATCGGTGCCAACCGCTAAAACAGCTGGCTCTTTAGAGAGTATACTGGAGCAGGATGAGATCGAGGGAGTAGTTATTGCGACACCAAGTGCTTTCCATGCCGAACAAACAAGGCTTTCGCTGGAAGCAGGAAAATCTGTTTTCTGCCAAAAGCCGCTTGGCCGGAACGTAGAAGAAACAAGGCGTGTGGTGGAGACGGCGCGTCAGCAAAACAAACTACTGTATGTGGATTTGTCGTACCGCCATACCAATGCGATGCAGGAGGTATATAAAGTGGTGCAGAGCGGTGAGCTGGGCCATATTTACGCTGTAGAACTGGTATTCCATAATGCTTATGGGCCTGATAAAGCCTGGTTTTACGAGCCAAAGCTTTCGGGCGGGGGCTGTGTAATAGACCTGGGCGTGCACCTGGTAGACCTGGCGCTGTGGAGCCTGAATTTTCCGGGTGTGAAAGATGTGAAAAGCTTTTTGTTTGCCAAAGGAAAACCAATTTCTATGGCAGAAGGCAAGGTAGAAGATTATGCTACGGCCAGTATTGCACTCGAAACAGGTACTCACATGCAGTTAAGTTGCTCCTGGAATCTGCCTGCCGGTCAGGAAGCCATTATCAGTGCCACATTTTATGGAACAGAGGGCGGTGTCGCTCTGAAAAATATAAACGGTTCATTTTACGATTTTGTAGCTGAGCGCTATTATGGCACTAAAACCGAACGCCTTAGCTCACCGCCAGACGACTGGTCGGGCAGAGCAGGTGTGGTTTGGGCCGAGCGACTTGTCAGCGGCGAAGGATTCAGCGAGGAGGCAGAAGAATTTGTGAAAGTAGCAGAAGTTCTGGATAAAATTTACGGGAGGTAG
- a CDS encoding zinc-binding dehydrogenase: protein MQETLLSQKKSAANTLAVDIMQAAVITAPKTIEVQEVKLPEPQAGQVRLKLEGCGLCASSIPVWEGREWFSYPVEAGNPGHEGWGIVDAVGEGVDNVAVGDRVAALSYKSYAAYDLADADKVVKLPAALAGKPFPGEPLGCAMNIFKRSDIAAGQTVAILGIGFLGALLVQLAKHAGARVIAISKREFSLEMAKECGADELILMDDHYKIIQKVSELTNGTFCDRVVECTGKEWPLNLSGELTRERGKLIIAGFHQDGMRQVNIQLWNWRGLDVINAHERDPQEYIKGIQAAVEAVENGVLKPEPLYTHSFTLEEINEAFNSLTSRTDGFVKALITF, encoded by the coding sequence ATGCAAGAAACGCTTCTATCTCAAAAAAAATCAGCAGCTAACACCCTGGCTGTTGATATCATGCAAGCAGCTGTTATTACAGCACCCAAAACAATTGAAGTACAAGAAGTAAAGCTGCCTGAGCCTCAGGCGGGGCAGGTGCGCCTGAAACTGGAAGGCTGCGGCCTTTGCGCCTCCAGCATTCCGGTGTGGGAAGGCCGTGAGTGGTTTTCTTATCCTGTAGAAGCAGGTAATCCCGGCCACGAAGGCTGGGGTATAGTAGATGCCGTGGGCGAGGGAGTAGACAATGTAGCGGTAGGCGACCGTGTGGCTGCCCTGTCGTACAAATCTTATGCGGCGTACGATCTGGCAGATGCCGATAAAGTGGTAAAGCTGCCTGCTGCCCTGGCTGGCAAACCTTTTCCGGGCGAGCCTCTGGGCTGCGCCATGAACATCTTTAAGCGTAGCGATATTGCAGCAGGACAAACAGTAGCCATTTTAGGCATCGGTTTTCTGGGAGCTTTGCTGGTACAACTAGCCAAGCACGCAGGAGCCAGGGTAATTGCTATTTCGAAGCGCGAATTCTCTTTAGAGATGGCAAAGGAGTGCGGTGCTGATGAGCTTATCCTGATGGATGATCACTATAAAATAATTCAGAAAGTGAGTGAGCTTACCAACGGAACATTCTGCGATCGCGTAGTAGAGTGCACTGGTAAAGAATGGCCGCTGAACCTGTCTGGTGAGCTAACCAGAGAGCGTGGTAAGTTAATTATTGCAGGTTTCCACCAGGACGGCATGCGGCAGGTAAATATCCAGCTCTGGAACTGGCGCGGATTAGATGTAATCAACGCACACGAGCGTGACCCGCAGGAGTATATCAAAGGTATACAAGCAGCCGTAGAGGCGGTAGAAAATGGTGTACTGAAGCCAGAACCACTCTATACACACAGCTTTACTTTAGAAGAAATCAACGAAGCTTTTAACAGCTTAACAAGCCGAACCGACGGTTTTGTAAAAGCCCTTATCACCTTTTAG
- a CDS encoding NAD(P)-dependent oxidoreductase yields the protein MIKKILITGGAGFIGSHLADELLSQGYEVRALDNLSEQVHGKDCTRPEYLHDEVELMVGDVRNPDDVAKALEGVDAVFHFAAMVGVGQSMYEIKEYTDVNNMGTAVLLEALIKHPVKKLVVASSMSIYGEGLYKNEAGELVTASERGLEQLKAADWELYDAQGGKLQPVATSESKAPCLSSVYALSKYDQERLCLMVGRAYNIPTVAMRFFNVYGTRQALSNPYTGVLAIFASRLLNNNSPMIFEDGYQQRDFVHVRDVALACRLAMEKDEANGNVFNVGSGNNYTIREIAERLANVMDKQHLAPEVTGKYRVGDIRHCYADVSLAKEVLGFYPQVEFNSGLEELAAWLEGQIAYDRVNEASAELAARGLTV from the coding sequence ATGATAAAGAAGATTCTGATAACAGGTGGTGCAGGTTTTATTGGTTCTCACTTAGCCGACGAGCTTTTAAGCCAGGGTTATGAAGTAAGAGCTTTAGACAATCTTTCGGAACAGGTGCATGGGAAAGACTGCACGAGGCCGGAGTACCTGCACGATGAGGTAGAGCTGATGGTGGGGGACGTACGAAACCCGGATGATGTGGCAAAGGCACTGGAGGGCGTTGATGCTGTATTCCATTTTGCAGCCATGGTGGGAGTAGGCCAGAGTATGTATGAGATTAAAGAGTATACCGATGTAAATAACATGGGTACAGCGGTACTGCTGGAGGCACTCATCAAGCATCCGGTGAAAAAGCTGGTTGTAGCCAGCAGCATGAGCATCTACGGCGAAGGCCTGTATAAGAACGAAGCCGGCGAACTGGTAACAGCCAGCGAGCGTGGCCTGGAGCAACTCAAAGCAGCCGACTGGGAACTATACGATGCACAGGGAGGCAAGCTACAGCCTGTCGCCACATCAGAATCAAAAGCACCTTGTCTGTCGTCGGTGTATGCGCTTTCTAAATACGACCAGGAGCGCCTTTGCCTGATGGTGGGCCGTGCCTATAATATTCCGACCGTAGCCATGCGCTTCTTTAATGTGTATGGCACACGCCAGGCACTGTCTAACCCTTATACAGGGGTGCTGGCTATTTTTGCATCGCGCCTGCTCAACAATAACTCGCCTATGATTTTTGAAGACGGTTACCAGCAGCGTGACTTTGTGCATGTGCGCGATGTGGCTTTAGCCTGCCGGTTAGCGATGGAGAAAGACGAAGCCAACGGCAACGTTTTTAACGTAGGCAGCGGCAACAACTATACTATCCGTGAGATTGCCGAACGATTGGCAAACGTGATGGACAAACAGCATCTGGCACCGGAAGTAACAGGTAAATACAGAGTAGGTGATATCCGCCATTGCTATGCCGATGTCTCTCTTGCCAAAGAGGTGCTCGGATTTTACCCGCAGGTAGAATTTAACAGCGGACTCGAAGAACTGGCTGCGTGGCTGGAGGGGCAGATTGCATACGACCGTGTGAACGAGGCAAGCGCAGAATTAGCTGCACGAGGCCTGACGGTATAA
- a CDS encoding SDR family oxidoreductase codes for MKIDGRRALISGGGSGIGYAIAKKLTAAGARAAVADISFTGEEEHIFDKHICDVSSGPAVDTLFAEVRQSIGAPDLLVCCAGRGIQEKLTEGDPQKWSDVIDTNLLGALRMVRAFVPAMLEAGKGDVVFVSSVAAHKPHTYGGVYAATKAALEVVAETLRLEVLPSVRVTVVAPGVTDTNFFKNTISGFQTAESIGYGAVSPDEVADAVLFALSQPQGVSLNHITIRPTGQPF; via the coding sequence TTGAAGATAGACGGTAGAAGAGCTCTTATTTCGGGAGGAGGATCAGGTATAGGATACGCTATTGCAAAAAAACTGACAGCGGCAGGTGCACGGGCAGCCGTCGCCGATATTTCCTTCACCGGAGAAGAGGAGCACATTTTTGATAAACATATCTGTGATGTCTCTTCCGGACCAGCTGTAGACACCCTTTTTGCAGAAGTTCGGCAAAGTATAGGTGCTCCCGATTTATTGGTGTGTTGCGCAGGCCGGGGTATACAGGAAAAGCTAACAGAGGGCGACCCGCAAAAGTGGAGTGACGTTATTGATACTAATCTTTTGGGTGCACTTCGAATGGTTCGGGCCTTTGTGCCGGCTATGCTGGAGGCAGGAAAGGGAGATGTGGTATTTGTTTCGTCGGTGGCTGCTCACAAGCCCCATACCTACGGCGGCGTTTATGCGGCCACCAAAGCTGCGCTGGAAGTTGTAGCCGAAACACTCCGGCTGGAGGTATTGCCCTCCGTTCGTGTAACCGTGGTGGCACCGGGAGTAACCGATACTAATTTCTTTAAGAATACAATTTCAGGATTCCAGACGGCTGAGTCGATTGGTTATGGTGCTGTTTCACCCGATGAGGTGGCAGATGCTGTACTTTTTGCCCTGAGCCAGCCGCAGGGAGTTTCGCTTAATCATATAACGATCAGACCTACAGGTCAGCCATTTTAA
- a CDS encoding histidine phosphatase family protein gives MTSIYSHSSSNIPDSIYLIRHARPAVSKNGWFNAAAAKQFLSDYDTAAIEDFILQQQVLPLTRVKKVYCSTLVRSQLTAKAIFGSGVPLIIDHNFREFERKIFSLPLLRLPLHLWTLSARMLWFMGLNSTGIENFKQARQRAKSAAAVLAQEAKQEGIAVLVAHGLLNNFIRRELLRKGWKLTRRGGSSFLAVSVLERVM, from the coding sequence TTGACAAGCATTTATTCACATTCTTCCTCAAACATTCCTGATAGCATCTACCTCATTCGCCATGCACGCCCTGCCGTTTCTAAAAACGGTTGGTTTAATGCCGCTGCCGCAAAGCAATTTCTCTCTGATTATGACACAGCAGCAATAGAAGATTTTATACTACAACAACAGGTCTTACCGCTTACGAGAGTAAAGAAAGTATATTGCAGCACCTTAGTCCGCTCACAACTCACAGCAAAAGCTATTTTCGGAAGCGGGGTGCCGCTGATAATTGATCATAACTTCCGTGAATTCGAACGCAAAATTTTTTCTCTGCCTCTCCTCCGTTTGCCCCTTCACCTCTGGACCCTCAGTGCGCGCATGCTTTGGTTTATGGGACTGAACAGTACGGGCATCGAAAACTTTAAACAAGCCAGACAACGTGCTAAAAGTGCTGCTGCAGTACTGGCGCAGGAGGCCAAACAGGAAGGAATTGCCGTACTGGTGGCACATGGCCTGTTAAACAACTTTATCAGGAGGGAGCTCTTGCGCAAAGGCTGGAAGCTAACCAGGCGGGGTGGCAGCAGCTTTCTGGCAGTAAGTGTGCTTGAGCGGGTAATGTGA
- a CDS encoding RagB/SusD family nutrient uptake outer membrane protein, whose product MKFNKYLLGLGLSCSLVLTACEDVIDLEPEFQLEITDSFTTLDEHEYSLTGTYARLRATAYFGTGAQTTGTWASLPDMMGEDLVRTSEDLSNWATQVNWNYTTDENDLEEAWLAAYAVVLQANLTLQNIDRFEAAEPGRVNRIKGQALALRAMAHFDLLRFWGESYDRNSEAKGVPYKTSVDKFDLPARLTVRQTYDNIFADLEDAEELLGNVDRALNSSTNRAYLDQTAVKALLARVNLYAKQYEAAETYATQVIEAIPLATRDNFSSVWLDNYPANREVIWKVTYSAGEGSPATGVHISSTNRNRFRPSVAVMGLYDQANDVRYTSYFNTRSLGDNTRRIVNKFVGRGTSITALSQAAGRNMDNLVDWKIFRTGEMYLIRAEARAMQGGAKLLAGLSDLNELRAARIANYVPALNLTQQGLLDAIATERRKELFAEGHRWFDIKRTTRSVTRTESDATTTMSLAPGAREWAWPVPQGEVDANANLEQTTGYN is encoded by the coding sequence ATGAAGTTTAATAAATATTTATTAGGATTAGGTTTAAGCTGTTCTCTGGTGCTTACGGCATGTGAGGATGTAATTGATCTGGAGCCTGAATTCCAGTTAGAAATAACGGATTCGTTTACTACTTTAGATGAGCATGAATACTCTCTTACCGGAACTTATGCTCGTCTGCGTGCTACAGCTTACTTTGGCACTGGCGCTCAGACAACGGGCACCTGGGCCTCTTTGCCTGATATGATGGGAGAGGACCTGGTACGTACATCAGAAGATTTATCGAACTGGGCTACACAGGTAAACTGGAATTATACAACAGATGAAAACGACCTTGAAGAAGCCTGGCTGGCAGCCTATGCTGTTGTACTTCAAGCCAACCTGACTTTGCAGAACATAGATCGCTTTGAGGCAGCTGAACCAGGACGTGTGAATCGAATTAAAGGACAGGCACTGGCTTTAAGAGCCATGGCTCATTTTGATTTGCTGCGTTTCTGGGGCGAAAGCTACGACCGTAATTCAGAAGCAAAAGGCGTGCCTTATAAAACATCTGTCGATAAGTTTGACCTGCCCGCCCGTTTAACGGTTAGGCAGACATATGATAATATTTTTGCAGACCTGGAAGACGCTGAAGAACTTTTAGGCAATGTTGACAGAGCTCTTAATAGCAGCACTAACAGAGCATATTTAGATCAGACTGCGGTAAAAGCTTTATTAGCAAGAGTAAATCTGTATGCAAAGCAATATGAAGCGGCTGAGACTTACGCAACGCAGGTAATAGAGGCAATACCACTTGCTACAAGAGATAATTTCTCCAGTGTGTGGCTGGATAATTACCCTGCTAATAGAGAAGTGATCTGGAAAGTTACATACAGTGCAGGTGAGGGCAGCCCGGCTACAGGCGTACATATCAGCAGTACAAACAGGAACAGGTTCAGGCCGTCAGTAGCTGTTATGGGACTCTATGACCAAGCAAATGATGTAAGATACACGTCTTATTTCAATACAAGATCTTTGGGAGATAACACCAGAAGAATTGTGAATAAATTTGTGGGCCGTGGTACATCTATTACAGCCTTGTCGCAGGCAGCGGGTAGAAATATGGATAACCTGGTAGATTGGAAAATTTTTAGAACCGGCGAAATGTACCTGATCCGGGCAGAGGCGAGAGCCATGCAGGGCGGTGCAAAATTATTAGCCGGGCTGTCTGATCTGAATGAGTTAAGGGCTGCCAGAATTGCTAACTACGTTCCTGCTCTTAACCTGACTCAACAGGGCTTACTTGATGCCATTGCCACTGAGCGCCGTAAGGAGTTGTTTGCAGAGGGACACAGATGGTTTGATATCAAAAGAACAACACGTTCAGTAACCAGAACAGAGTCTGATGCCACTACAACTATGTCGTTAGCTCCAGGTGCGCGTGAGTGGGCCTGGCCTGTTCCGCAGGGTGAAGTAGATGCCAATGCAAATTTAGAGCAGACAACAGGTTATAATTAA